A genome region from Natronobeatus ordinarius includes the following:
- a CDS encoding ArsR/SmtB family transcription factor, which yields MDESPIVDALDPEDAFAVLADETRIDILRALWEADGHEATFSELREAVGVRDSGQFNYHLGKLTGRFVGKTDEGYELRTAGQEVVGSLLSGSYTMTADLEPIDLEDPCPVCNGPMTFDYEHERVVVECDECFYAGRFPVPPGAFAGYEVDRFPDVTERYVRTFIAQFSNGFCPSCTGPVEPELITLDDLGGWDVPAEFANVASVKYDCERCGSSSQLDLKTVLLTHPAVVSFYHDHGTDVRDVPILRRREPTEIPQSQLLEGKPPRATVTYTIDDASLTLTVDDALEVVDVQRRDSQ from the coding sequence ATGGACGAGTCCCCGATCGTCGACGCACTCGATCCGGAGGACGCCTTCGCGGTCCTCGCAGACGAGACGCGGATCGACATCCTCCGGGCGCTCTGGGAGGCCGACGGCCACGAGGCGACCTTTTCGGAACTGCGAGAGGCCGTCGGCGTCCGCGACTCCGGGCAGTTCAACTACCACCTCGGGAAGCTCACCGGCCGGTTCGTGGGCAAGACCGACGAGGGCTACGAACTGCGGACGGCCGGCCAGGAGGTCGTCGGCTCCCTGCTCTCCGGCAGTTACACGATGACGGCGGATCTCGAGCCGATCGACCTCGAGGACCCGTGTCCGGTCTGCAATGGCCCGATGACCTTCGACTACGAGCACGAGCGCGTCGTCGTCGAGTGCGACGAGTGTTTCTACGCGGGTCGGTTCCCCGTACCGCCGGGCGCGTTCGCTGGCTACGAGGTCGATCGGTTCCCGGACGTCACCGAGCGGTACGTCCGAACGTTCATCGCACAGTTCAGCAACGGCTTCTGTCCATCGTGTACCGGTCCCGTCGAGCCGGAACTGATCACGCTCGACGACCTGGGTGGCTGGGACGTCCCCGCTGAGTTCGCGAACGTCGCGTCGGTCAAGTACGACTGCGAGCGGTGTGGTTCGAGCAGTCAACTCGACCTCAAGACGGTATTGCTGACTCACCCCGCGGTCGTTTCGTTTTACCACGACCACGGCACCGACGTCCGCGACGTCCCGATCCTGCGGCGACGAGAACCAACGGAGATCCCACAGTCACAGCTCCTCGAGGGCAAGCCGCCCAGGGCGACGGTC